In Desulfosoma caldarium, the following are encoded in one genomic region:
- a CDS encoding branched-chain amino acid ABC transporter permease, producing MSEFLQFFLTGVTTGAIYGLIALGFNVLYNATDLINFAQGEWVMLGGLGFYTLSVALGWPLVAAFAIAVVLVAVLGLCLERIALRPVKKPEPITLIIITVGASIFLRGVAMRLWGKDPYSVPALTASVKPVRVLGAALMPQSLWILGIVVALMTGLHLFAKRTLSGKAMEACAIHRHAAWILGIPSERMVLLAFGLSAALGAVGGVIIAPITMCSYDMGTMLGLKGFCAAMLGGLGSHWGAALGGVVLGVLESLGVGYFSSGIKDAIAFLVLLIILMVRPSGLLGASAVKRF from the coding sequence ATGAGTGAGTTCCTGCAGTTTTTTCTTACCGGCGTGACCACGGGGGCCATCTACGGGCTCATCGCCCTGGGCTTCAATGTGCTCTACAACGCCACGGACCTCATCAACTTTGCTCAAGGCGAATGGGTGATGTTGGGTGGCCTGGGTTTTTATACTCTGAGCGTGGCGCTGGGATGGCCCCTGGTGGCTGCCTTTGCCATAGCCGTGGTTCTGGTAGCCGTGCTGGGCCTTTGTCTGGAACGGATTGCGCTGCGGCCGGTCAAGAAACCGGAACCGATCACCCTCATCATCATCACCGTGGGCGCGAGCATTTTTCTTCGGGGGGTGGCCATGCGATTGTGGGGCAAGGATCCCTACAGCGTGCCGGCCCTGACGGCTTCGGTGAAACCCGTGCGAGTGCTGGGGGCGGCGCTCATGCCGCAAAGCCTGTGGATTTTGGGCATCGTGGTGGCCCTGATGACGGGCTTGCATCTTTTCGCCAAGCGCACTTTGAGCGGTAAGGCCATGGAAGCCTGTGCCATTCATCGACACGCCGCGTGGATTTTAGGCATTCCCAGCGAACGCATGGTGCTGTTGGCCTTTGGTCTAAGTGCCGCCTTGGGGGCTGTAGGTGGCGTGATCATCGCGCCCATCACCATGTGCAGTTACGATATGGGCACCATGCTGGGTCTCAAAGGTTTTTGTGCCGCCATGCTGGGAGGGCTGGGAAGCCATTGGGGGGCGGCCCTTGGAGGTGTTGTGCTGGGTGTGTTGGAATCCTTGGGTGTGGGCTATTTCTCTTCGGGCATCAAGGATGCCATTGCGTTCCTGGTTCTTTTGATCATTTTGATGGTGCGTCCGTCCGGGCTGTTGGGCGCTTCGGCGGTGAAACGGTTCTAG